From Anomalospiza imberbis isolate Cuckoo-Finch-1a 21T00152 chromosome 14, ASM3175350v1, whole genome shotgun sequence, a single genomic window includes:
- the LOC137482661 gene encoding ubiquitin carboxyl-terminal hydrolase 12-like isoform X1: MEALVTVRRLAAVCTMGANASALEKEIGPEQFPVNEHYFGLVNFGNTCYCNSVLQALYFCRPFREKVLAYKVQPRKKESLLTCLSDLFNSIATQKKKVGVIPPKKFISRLRKENELFDNYMQQDAHEFLNYLLNTIADLLQEEKKQEKQNGKLQNGSIESEEGDKPDLTWVHEIFQGTLTNETRCLNCEAVSSKDEDFLDLSVDVEQNTSITHCLRGFSNTETLCSEYKYYCEQCRSKQEAQKRMRVKKLPMILALHLKRFKYMDQLHRYTKLSYRVVFPLELRLFNTSGDATNPDRMYDLVAVVVHCGSGPNRGHYITIVKSHGFWLLFDDDIVEKIDAQAIEEFYGLTSDISKNSESGYILFYQSRD; this comes from the exons ATGGAGGCGCTGGTGACGGTGCGGAGACTCGCCGCCGTCTGTACCATG GGCGCCAATGCCTCTGCTTTGGAGAAAGAGATTGGTCCTGAGCAGTTCCCTGTGAATGAGCATTACTTTGGCTTGGTCAAT TTCGGCAATACCTGCTACTGCAACTCGGTCTTACAGGCACTTTATTTTTGTCGGCCATTTCGGGAAAAAGTTTTGGCGTACAAGGTGCAGCCTCGAAAGAAGGAAAGCCTCCTGACCTGCCTCTCTGATCTCTTCAACAGTATTGCCACACAAAAGAAGAAGGTGGGAGTCATCCCACCCAAGAAATTTATTTCCCGCTTGAGGAAGGAAAATG AGTTATTTGATAATTAcatgcagcaggatgcccacgAATTCCTAAACTACCTACTGAACACTATTGCTGACTTACtgcaagaggagaaaaagcaggaGAAGCAGAATGGGAAGCTCCAGAATGGCAGCATTGAGAGTGAAGAAGGAGACAAGCCTGATCTGACGTGGGTCCATGAAATCTTCCAAGGAACACTAACCAATGAAACCAGATGTCTTAACTGTGAGGCT gtTAGTAGCAAAGATGAGGACTTTCTGGACCTCTCGGTTGATGTGGAACAAAATACATCAATTACACATTGTCTAAG GGGATTTAGTAACACTGAAACTCTATGCAGTGAATACAAATACTATTGTGAGCAGTGCCGCAGCAAACAGGAGGCACAGAAGAG AATGAGGGTGAAGAAGCTGCCCATGATCCTGGCTCTGCATTTGAAGAGGTTTAAGTACATGGACCAGCTGCACCGCTACACCAAGCTGTCCTACAGGGTGGTGTTCCCCCTGGAGCTGCGGCTCTTCAACACCTCGGGGGATGCCACCAACCCCGACAGGATGTATGACCTGGTGGCCGTGGTGGTTCACTGTGGCAG TGGCCCAAACCGTGGGCATTACATCACCATCGTGAAGAGCCACGGCTTCTGGCTGCTGTTTGATGATGACATTGTAGAG aaaattgatGCCCAGGCCATTGAAGAATTCTATGGGTTAACATCAGACATTTCCAAAAACTCTGAATCTGGATATATCCTCTTCTACCAGTCCAGGGACTGA
- the LOC137482661 gene encoding ubiquitin carboxyl-terminal hydrolase 12-like isoform X2, which translates to MPQGANASALEKEIGPEQFPVNEHYFGLVNFGNTCYCNSVLQALYFCRPFREKVLAYKVQPRKKESLLTCLSDLFNSIATQKKKVGVIPPKKFISRLRKENELFDNYMQQDAHEFLNYLLNTIADLLQEEKKQEKQNGKLQNGSIESEEGDKPDLTWVHEIFQGTLTNETRCLNCEAVSSKDEDFLDLSVDVEQNTSITHCLRGFSNTETLCSEYKYYCEQCRSKQEAQKRMRVKKLPMILALHLKRFKYMDQLHRYTKLSYRVVFPLELRLFNTSGDATNPDRMYDLVAVVVHCGSGPNRGHYITIVKSHGFWLLFDDDIVEKIDAQAIEEFYGLTSDISKNSESGYILFYQSRD; encoded by the exons atgcctcag GGCGCCAATGCCTCTGCTTTGGAGAAAGAGATTGGTCCTGAGCAGTTCCCTGTGAATGAGCATTACTTTGGCTTGGTCAAT TTCGGCAATACCTGCTACTGCAACTCGGTCTTACAGGCACTTTATTTTTGTCGGCCATTTCGGGAAAAAGTTTTGGCGTACAAGGTGCAGCCTCGAAAGAAGGAAAGCCTCCTGACCTGCCTCTCTGATCTCTTCAACAGTATTGCCACACAAAAGAAGAAGGTGGGAGTCATCCCACCCAAGAAATTTATTTCCCGCTTGAGGAAGGAAAATG AGTTATTTGATAATTAcatgcagcaggatgcccacgAATTCCTAAACTACCTACTGAACACTATTGCTGACTTACtgcaagaggagaaaaagcaggaGAAGCAGAATGGGAAGCTCCAGAATGGCAGCATTGAGAGTGAAGAAGGAGACAAGCCTGATCTGACGTGGGTCCATGAAATCTTCCAAGGAACACTAACCAATGAAACCAGATGTCTTAACTGTGAGGCT gtTAGTAGCAAAGATGAGGACTTTCTGGACCTCTCGGTTGATGTGGAACAAAATACATCAATTACACATTGTCTAAG GGGATTTAGTAACACTGAAACTCTATGCAGTGAATACAAATACTATTGTGAGCAGTGCCGCAGCAAACAGGAGGCACAGAAGAG AATGAGGGTGAAGAAGCTGCCCATGATCCTGGCTCTGCATTTGAAGAGGTTTAAGTACATGGACCAGCTGCACCGCTACACCAAGCTGTCCTACAGGGTGGTGTTCCCCCTGGAGCTGCGGCTCTTCAACACCTCGGGGGATGCCACCAACCCCGACAGGATGTATGACCTGGTGGCCGTGGTGGTTCACTGTGGCAG TGGCCCAAACCGTGGGCATTACATCACCATCGTGAAGAGCCACGGCTTCTGGCTGCTGTTTGATGATGACATTGTAGAG aaaattgatGCCCAGGCCATTGAAGAATTCTATGGGTTAACATCAGACATTTCCAAAAACTCTGAATCTGGATATATCCTCTTCTACCAGTCCAGGGACTGA
- the LOC137482661 gene encoding ubiquitin carboxyl-terminal hydrolase 12-like isoform X3 — protein MSITLAWSIIATQKKKVGVIPPKKFISRLRKENELFDNYMQQDAHEFLNYLLNTIADLLQEEKKQEKQNGKLQNGSIESEEGDKPDLTWVHEIFQGTLTNETRCLNCEAVSSKDEDFLDLSVDVEQNTSITHCLRGFSNTETLCSEYKYYCEQCRSKQEAQKRMRVKKLPMILALHLKRFKYMDQLHRYTKLSYRVVFPLELRLFNTSGDATNPDRMYDLVAVVVHCGSGPNRGHYITIVKSHGFWLLFDDDIVEKIDAQAIEEFYGLTSDISKNSESGYILFYQSRD, from the exons ATGAGCATTACTTTGGCTTGGTCAAT TATTGCCACACAAAAGAAGAAGGTGGGAGTCATCCCACCCAAGAAATTTATTTCCCGCTTGAGGAAGGAAAATG AGTTATTTGATAATTAcatgcagcaggatgcccacgAATTCCTAAACTACCTACTGAACACTATTGCTGACTTACtgcaagaggagaaaaagcaggaGAAGCAGAATGGGAAGCTCCAGAATGGCAGCATTGAGAGTGAAGAAGGAGACAAGCCTGATCTGACGTGGGTCCATGAAATCTTCCAAGGAACACTAACCAATGAAACCAGATGTCTTAACTGTGAGGCT gtTAGTAGCAAAGATGAGGACTTTCTGGACCTCTCGGTTGATGTGGAACAAAATACATCAATTACACATTGTCTAAG GGGATTTAGTAACACTGAAACTCTATGCAGTGAATACAAATACTATTGTGAGCAGTGCCGCAGCAAACAGGAGGCACAGAAGAG AATGAGGGTGAAGAAGCTGCCCATGATCCTGGCTCTGCATTTGAAGAGGTTTAAGTACATGGACCAGCTGCACCGCTACACCAAGCTGTCCTACAGGGTGGTGTTCCCCCTGGAGCTGCGGCTCTTCAACACCTCGGGGGATGCCACCAACCCCGACAGGATGTATGACCTGGTGGCCGTGGTGGTTCACTGTGGCAG TGGCCCAAACCGTGGGCATTACATCACCATCGTGAAGAGCCACGGCTTCTGGCTGCTGTTTGATGATGACATTGTAGAG aaaattgatGCCCAGGCCATTGAAGAATTCTATGGGTTAACATCAGACATTTCCAAAAACTCTGAATCTGGATATATCCTCTTCTACCAGTCCAGGGACTGA